A stretch of Rhizobium sp. TH2 DNA encodes these proteins:
- the glyA gene encoding serine hydroxymethyltransferase, translating into MSANDAFFTRTLADTDPDIASAISKELGRQRHEIELIASENIVSRAVLEAQGSIMTNKYAEGYPGKRYYGGCQYVDIAEELAIDRAKQLFGVNFANVQPNSGSQMNQAVFLALLQPGDTFMGLDLNSGGHLTHGSPVNMSGKWFNVVSYGVREEDHLLDMEDVARKAEQHKPKLIIAGGTAYSRFWDWRKFREIADSVGAYLMVDMAHIAGLVAGGQHPSPFPHCHVATTTTHKSLRGPRGGMILTNDEDLAKKFNSAVFPGLQGGPLMHVIAAKAVAFGEALKPEFKDYAAQVVKNAKALAASLKSNGLDVVSGGTDNHLMLVDLRKKNATGKRAETALGRAYITCNKNGIPFDPEKPFVTSGVRLGTPAGTTRGFKEAEFTEIGNLIVEVLDGLREANSDEGNAATEAKVRDKVMALTGRFPMYGYM; encoded by the coding sequence ATGAGCGCCAATGACGCCTTTTTCACCCGCACGCTTGCCGATACCGATCCAGACATCGCCAGCGCGATCTCCAAGGAACTCGGCCGCCAGCGCCACGAGATCGAGCTGATCGCGTCGGAGAACATTGTGTCCCGCGCCGTGCTCGAGGCACAGGGCTCGATCATGACCAACAAATATGCCGAGGGCTATCCGGGCAAGCGCTACTATGGCGGCTGCCAGTATGTCGATATCGCCGAGGAGTTGGCGATCGATCGCGCCAAGCAGTTGTTCGGCGTCAACTTCGCCAACGTCCAGCCGAATTCCGGCTCGCAGATGAATCAGGCCGTGTTCCTGGCGCTCCTGCAGCCCGGCGATACGTTCATGGGTCTCGACCTCAATTCGGGCGGTCACCTGACCCACGGCTCGCCGGTCAACATGTCCGGCAAATGGTTCAACGTCGTCTCCTATGGCGTACGCGAGGAAGATCACCTGCTCGACATGGAAGATGTGGCCCGCAAGGCCGAGCAGCACAAGCCGAAGCTGATCATTGCCGGCGGCACGGCCTATTCACGTTTCTGGGACTGGCGGAAGTTCCGCGAGATCGCCGACAGCGTCGGTGCCTACCTGATGGTCGACATGGCCCATATCGCCGGCCTCGTCGCCGGCGGCCAGCATCCGTCGCCGTTCCCGCATTGCCATGTCGCCACCACCACGACCCACAAGTCATTGCGCGGTCCGCGCGGCGGCATGATCCTGACCAATGACGAGGATCTGGCGAAGAAGTTCAATTCGGCCGTGTTCCCCGGCCTGCAGGGCGGTCCGCTGATGCATGTCATCGCCGCCAAGGCCGTGGCCTTCGGAGAAGCGCTGAAGCCGGAGTTCAAGGACTATGCCGCCCAGGTGGTCAAGAACGCCAAGGCACTCGCAGCCTCGCTGAAGTCGAATGGCCTCGACGTCGTCTCCGGCGGCACCGACAACCACCTGATGCTGGTCGACCTGCGCAAGAAGAACGCCACGGGCAAGCGCGCCGAAACCGCCCTCGGTCGCGCGTATATCACCTGCAACAAGAACGGCATTCCATTCGATCCGGAAAAGCCCTTCGTGACCTCGGGCGTCCGTCTGGGCACGCCGGCCGGCACGACCCGCGGTTTCAAGGAAGCCGAATTCACCGAGATCGGCAACCTGATCGTCGAAGTGCTCGACGGCCTGCGCGAAGCCAATTCCGATGAAGGCAATGCGGCAACCGAAGCCAAGGTGCGCGACAAGGTCATGGCTCTAACCGGCCGCTTCCCGATGTATGGTTATATGTAA
- a CDS encoding riboflavin synthase, which translates to MFTGIVTDIGTIDRITPLNEGIRLRVATNEDPATIALGASISHAGVCLTVTALPDAGSNERWHEVEAWEEALRLTTAGVWQEGARVNIERALKIGDELGGHIVSGHVDGMAEIVSVEEEGDAVRYTLRAPEGHAKFVAQKGSVALDGTSLTVNKVDGDLFDVLLIRHTLEVTTWGDRKAGDFVNFEADTMARYAARLKEFD; encoded by the coding sequence ATGTTCACAGGCATCGTCACCGATATCGGCACCATCGACAGGATCACGCCGCTCAACGAAGGCATCCGGCTGCGGGTGGCGACAAACGAGGATCCGGCGACCATTGCGCTTGGTGCATCGATTTCGCATGCCGGCGTCTGCCTGACCGTGACCGCGCTGCCGGATGCCGGTTCCAACGAGCGCTGGCACGAGGTCGAAGCCTGGGAAGAGGCGCTGCGGCTCACCACGGCGGGCGTCTGGCAGGAAGGCGCGCGGGTCAATATCGAACGCGCGCTGAAGATCGGCGACGAACTCGGCGGCCATATCGTGTCCGGCCATGTCGACGGCATGGCGGAGATCGTCTCGGTCGAGGAAGAAGGCGACGCGGTTCGCTACACGCTTCGTGCGCCGGAGGGCCATGCCAAGTTCGTGGCGCAGAAGGGTTCCGTCGCGCTCGACGGTACGTCGCTGACGGTCAACAAGGTCGATGGCGATCTGTTCGACGTGCTGCTGATCCGCCACACGCTCGAAGTCACCACCTGGGGCGATCGCAAGGCTGGCGATTTCGTGAATTTCGAGGCCGATACGATGGCGCGCTACGCCGCGCGGCTCAAGGAATTCGACTGA
- the nrdR gene encoding transcriptional regulator NrdR, with the protein MRCPFCNSEDTQVKDSRPAEDGSSIRRRRICPDCGGRFTTFERVQLRELTVIKKSGRKVPFERDKLVKSFEIALRKRPVDRDRIERAVSGIIRRLESSGETEISSEDIGTQVLESLKSLDDVAFVRYASVYRDFTHIEDFSEAITQISAKIARDPGNER; encoded by the coding sequence ATGCGCTGCCCGTTCTGCAATTCGGAAGACACACAGGTCAAGGATTCCCGGCCCGCCGAGGATGGTTCCTCGATCCGACGCCGGCGCATCTGCCCCGATTGCGGCGGCCGTTTCACCACCTTCGAGCGCGTGCAGCTGCGCGAACTGACCGTGATCAAGAAATCCGGCCGCAAGGTACCCTTCGAGCGCGACAAGCTGGTCAAGAGCTTCGAGATCGCACTCCGAAAGCGCCCGGTGGATCGTGACCGCATCGAGCGCGCCGTCTCCGGCATCATCCGCAGGCTGGAAAGTTCCGGCGAGACTGAAATCTCGTCGGAGGACATCGGCACGCAGGTGCTGGAATCGCTGAAAAGCCTCGATGACGTGGCGTTCGTCCGCTACGCCTCGGTCTATCGCGACTTCACCCATATCGAGGATTTCTCCGAGGCGATCACCCAGATCTCGGCGAAGATTGCCCGCGACCCGGGCAACGAGCGCTGA
- a CDS encoding calcium-binding protein codes for MANYYGNGGNNTINGSINDDFIYGKGGNDLLYGSFGNDFINGGKGDDFLFGGDGDDILAGGKGDDTMEGGLGADQFKGGKGIDTADYSSATSGVTVYFVNNTALGYAAGDTFVKMDNLIGTAFADYLQAGDDGMAVGGAGNDNLYGASYTTGDAAGVIRGDAGFDTLHMNYGDTTAWVQFGQGYDTIESFTENADMLMIDLSEFGLGGSLDANELVNSNTITAVGGNAQFIYEGDAGRLWFDQNGSGAGGLTLISEFVASSIIAGTLDVGDFELV; via the coding sequence ATGGCCAATTACTACGGAAACGGTGGCAACAACACCATCAACGGCAGCATCAACGACGACTTCATCTACGGCAAGGGCGGTAACGACCTCCTTTATGGCAGCTTCGGCAACGATTTCATCAATGGCGGCAAAGGCGACGATTTTCTCTTCGGCGGCGACGGCGACGATATCCTCGCCGGTGGCAAGGGCGACGACACGATGGAAGGCGGCCTCGGCGCCGACCAGTTCAAGGGCGGCAAGGGCATCGACACCGCGGATTATTCGTCGGCGACATCAGGTGTGACAGTCTATTTCGTCAACAACACTGCGCTCGGCTATGCGGCAGGCGACACGTTCGTCAAGATGGACAACCTCATCGGCACGGCCTTTGCCGACTACCTGCAGGCCGGCGACGACGGCATGGCAGTCGGCGGCGCCGGCAACGACAATCTCTACGGCGCGTCCTACACGACCGGCGACGCAGCCGGTGTCATTCGCGGCGATGCGGGTTTCGACACGCTCCACATGAATTATGGCGACACCACAGCGTGGGTGCAGTTCGGGCAGGGCTACGACACGATCGAGTCGTTCACCGAAAACGCAGACATGTTGATGATCGATCTGTCCGAGTTCGGTCTCGGAGGCTCGCTGGATGCCAACGAACTGGTCAATTCCAATACGATCACGGCGGTCGGCGGCAACGCGCAGTTCATCTATGAAGGCGACGCTGGCCGATTGTGGTTCGACCAGAACGGATCTGGCGCCGGCGGCTTGACCCTGATTTCCGAGTTCGTGGCTTCGTCCATCATCGCTGGCACTCTTGATGTGGGTGACTTCGAACTGGTCTGA
- the ribD gene encoding bifunctional diaminohydroxyphosphoribosylaminopyrimidine deaminase/5-amino-6-(5-phosphoribosylamino)uracil reductase RibD, whose product MDDQRHEDERFMAAAIRLSRWHLGATGSNPSVGCLIVKDGVIVGRGVTARTGRPHAETQALADAGEAARGATAYVTLEPCSHQGKTPPCTEALISYGVARVVVAATDPDPRVSGRGLGMLAAAGIEVVAGVLEAQAETQLEAYMNRQRRKRPQVTLKLAVSVDGMIGREDGGQVAITGREARAQSHILRAESDAILIGIGTVLADDPELTCRLPGLEDRSPVRVVLDRRLATPLSSKLVAGIREGHPLLVAGSPDVDGGRRTALETAGVEVLDITGPDYQILLEMLAGRGISSLIVEGGRRAATAFLAQELVDRIMLFSSDIVVGEDGIASPVTRDNLPEGFKLRMEAVFGADRLREYIKA is encoded by the coding sequence ATGGATGATCAGCGGCATGAAGACGAACGCTTCATGGCTGCCGCCATCCGCCTGTCTCGCTGGCATCTCGGCGCCACCGGCTCCAACCCCTCGGTCGGCTGCCTGATCGTCAAGGATGGCGTCATCGTCGGACGTGGCGTCACCGCGCGCACGGGCCGGCCGCATGCCGAGACCCAGGCGCTTGCCGACGCGGGCGAGGCGGCGCGCGGCGCCACCGCCTATGTAACGCTCGAACCCTGCTCCCATCAAGGCAAGACGCCGCCCTGCACCGAAGCACTGATTTCCTATGGCGTGGCGCGGGTCGTCGTTGCCGCGACGGATCCAGATCCGCGCGTGTCGGGCAGGGGCCTCGGGATGCTGGCCGCGGCGGGTATCGAGGTCGTAGCCGGCGTGCTCGAGGCGCAAGCTGAGACGCAGCTTGAAGCCTATATGAATCGCCAACGCAGGAAACGGCCGCAAGTGACTCTGAAACTTGCCGTTTCCGTCGATGGCATGATCGGCCGTGAGGACGGAGGGCAGGTTGCCATCACGGGCCGCGAGGCGCGCGCGCAGTCGCATATCCTCAGAGCCGAGAGCGATGCGATCCTGATCGGCATCGGTACCGTGCTTGCCGATGATCCGGAACTGACCTGCCGCCTGCCGGGGCTGGAGGACCGCTCGCCGGTGCGTGTGGTGCTGGACCGGCGGCTCGCGACGCCGCTGTCATCTAAACTCGTGGCCGGCATCAGGGAGGGTCATCCGCTGCTCGTCGCCGGAAGCCCCGATGTGGATGGAGGGCGCCGCACGGCACTCGAAACCGCTGGCGTCGAGGTGCTTGATATCACAGGTCCGGACTACCAGATACTGCTCGAAATGCTGGCGGGGCGCGGCATCTCCTCGCTGATCGTCGAGGGCGGGCGGCGGGCCGCGACGGCGTTTCTCGCGCAGGAGCTGGTTGACCGCATCATGTTGTTTTCGTCCGACATCGTCGTCGGTGAAGACGGCATCGCATCGCCGGTGACACGCGACAACCTGCCGGAAGGCTTCAAATTGCGGATGGAAGCGGTCTTCGGCGCCGACCGTCTCCGCGAATATATAAAGGCATAG
- a CDS encoding ribbon-helix-helix domain-containing protein: protein MQAAEKISITMTPEMLRSIRESVDAGEYASTSEVIRHAMRLWQRDRDEHAETLAMMKRRIRKSLDDPRPDLTEEEAEAAIEAMFERVDRELDNASS from the coding sequence ATGCAGGCTGCTGAAAAAATCTCGATCACGATGACGCCTGAAATGTTGCGCTCGATCCGCGAGAGCGTCGATGCTGGCGAATATGCCTCCACGAGCGAAGTAATCCGGCACGCGATGCGGCTTTGGCAGCGGGATCGGGATGAGCATGCGGAAACGCTTGCGATGATGAAGAGACGCATCCGAAAGTCGCTCGATGATCCTCGTCCTGATCTAACCGAGGAAGAGGCGGAGGCCGCGATCGAAGCGATGTTCGAGAGAGTGGATCGGGAACTCGACAATGCGTCGTCTTAG
- the nusB gene encoding transcription antitermination factor NusB, with product MTADGNKDEIKQANQRGAARLAAVQALYQMELSGTGVLEIVSEYENFRLGQELDGDQYLKADASWFRSIVAGVVKDQRALDPLIADSLIEGWPLSRLDATIRAIMRAGVFELIERKDVPVAVIVTEYVEIANAFFSEDEPKLVNAVLDSVARKVRGDKK from the coding sequence ATGACGGCTGACGGAAACAAGGACGAGATCAAGCAGGCCAACCAGCGTGGCGCGGCGCGGCTGGCCGCCGTGCAGGCGCTCTACCAAATGGAGTTGTCCGGCACCGGCGTGCTGGAGATCGTTTCCGAATACGAGAATTTCCGGCTCGGCCAGGAACTCGATGGCGACCAATACCTGAAGGCCGACGCCTCCTGGTTCCGGTCGATCGTCGCGGGCGTGGTCAAGGACCAGCGTGCGCTCGATCCGTTGATCGCCGATTCCCTGATCGAAGGATGGCCGCTGTCGCGTCTCGATGCCACCATCCGCGCCATCATGCGGGCAGGGGTTTTCGAACTGATCGAGCGCAAGGATGTGCCGGTGGCGGTGATCGTCACGGAATATGTCGAGATCGCCAACGCCTTCTTCAGCGAGGATGAGCCGAAGCTGGTTAATGCGGTCCTCGATTCCGTTGCGCGAAAAGTTCGCGGCGACAAGAAGTAA
- a CDS encoding murein L,D-transpeptidase codes for MSERDSFSSISRRGFLTSAAALGAAVVAGPVLADDISMEDIINAPRRGNWDDQFDAKASRTAAAISTKNPIFGPGASANLQQAIFDYESIVANGGWPKVSTTVKLKIGMSDPAIAQLRKRLMISGDLAKSAGISNEYDSLVEEGVKRFQARHGLPLDGVIGKYTLEAINIPADTRLMQLRTNLERVNAITVDLGQRYVMVNIPAAYIEAVENNRVAQRHTAIVGRISRPTPILDSKIYNVTLNPYWTAPRSIVEKDIMPLMRKDPKYLADNKIRLFDGKGNEVDPTTIDWNAEAPDLMFRQDPGKINAMASTKINFHNEHATYMHDTPSQGLFNKLSRFESSGCVRCQNVRDLTTWILRDQPDWSRQQIEATIRTGVNTPIQVTNEIPIYFKYVTAWSAKDRVVQFRDDIYQMDGAQELALQTGLNQEPVVAN; via the coding sequence ATGTCAGAACGTGACAGTTTTTCATCCATTTCCCGCCGCGGGTTCCTGACTTCGGCCGCCGCCCTCGGCGCCGCCGTCGTTGCCGGACCGGTGCTGGCGGATGACATATCGATGGAGGACATCATCAATGCGCCGCGCCGTGGCAACTGGGACGACCAGTTCGACGCCAAGGCCTCGCGTACCGCGGCAGCGATCTCGACCAAAAACCCGATCTTCGGACCTGGCGCCTCCGCGAACCTGCAACAGGCGATCTTTGACTATGAGTCGATCGTTGCCAATGGTGGCTGGCCGAAGGTCAGCACCACTGTCAAGCTCAAGATCGGCATGAGCGACCCCGCCATCGCGCAACTCCGCAAGCGTCTGATGATATCGGGCGACCTCGCCAAGTCCGCCGGCATTTCCAACGAATACGACTCGCTGGTCGAGGAGGGCGTCAAGCGCTTCCAGGCCCGCCACGGTCTGCCGCTCGATGGCGTCATCGGCAAATACACGCTTGAAGCGATCAACATTCCGGCCGATACGCGGCTGATGCAACTGCGTACCAATCTCGAGCGCGTCAACGCGATCACCGTGGATCTCGGCCAGCGTTACGTCATGGTCAACATTCCGGCCGCCTATATCGAAGCCGTCGAGAACAATCGCGTTGCCCAGCGCCATACCGCAATCGTCGGCCGTATCAGCCGTCCGACGCCGATCCTCGACTCCAAGATCTATAATGTCACGCTCAATCCCTACTGGACCGCGCCGCGTTCGATCGTCGAGAAGGACATCATGCCGCTGATGCGCAAGGACCCGAAATACCTTGCAGACAACAAAATCCGGCTGTTCGACGGCAAGGGCAACGAAGTCGATCCGACAACGATCGACTGGAATGCCGAGGCGCCCGACCTGATGTTCCGGCAGGACCCCGGCAAGATCAACGCCATGGCCTCGACGAAGATCAACTTCCACAACGAGCATGCCACCTACATGCACGACACGCCGTCGCAGGGCCTGTTCAACAAGCTGTCGCGCTTTGAATCCTCGGGCTGCGTCCGCTGCCAGAACGTGCGCGACCTGACGACCTGGATTCTCCGCGATCAGCCCGACTGGAGCCGCCAGCAGATCGAGGCGACGATCAGGACGGGCGTCAACACGCCGATCCAGGTGACGAACGAGATTCCGATCTATTTCAAATATGTCACGGCCTGGTCGGCCAAGGACCGCGTCGTGCAGTTCCGCGACGACATCTACCAGATGGACGGCGCGCAGGAACTGGCGCTGCAGACCGGCCTTAACCAGGAACCCGTCGTCGCGAACTAA
- the ribH gene encoding 6,7-dimethyl-8-ribityllumazine synthase, translated as MAKKKQAPHLLIVEARFYDDMADALLEGATEAIKEAGATCDVVTVPGALEIPAAIAMALDGADNDGTHYDGFVALGMIIRGETYHFDIVANESARAIMDLAVSESLAIGNGILTVENDEQGWRRAKLKDLNKGGFAANAALTMIALKKKFGA; from the coding sequence ATGGCCAAGAAAAAGCAAGCACCCCATCTCCTGATCGTCGAAGCACGCTTCTATGACGACATGGCCGATGCCCTGCTGGAAGGTGCAACCGAGGCGATCAAGGAAGCCGGCGCGACCTGTGATGTCGTCACCGTGCCCGGTGCGCTGGAAATCCCCGCCGCTATCGCCATGGCGCTCGACGGTGCCGACAATGACGGCACGCATTATGACGGTTTCGTCGCCCTCGGCATGATCATCCGTGGCGAGACCTATCATTTCGACATTGTTGCCAATGAATCCGCGCGCGCGATCATGGATCTCGCGGTCAGCGAGTCGCTCGCCATCGGCAACGGTATCCTGACCGTCGAGAACGATGAACAAGGCTGGCGCCGCGCCAAGCTCAAGGACCTCAACAAGGGCGGTTTCGCTGCCAATGCGGCGCTGACCATGATCGCGCTCAAGAAGAAGTTCGGCGCCTGA
- a CDS encoding glycosyltransferase has translation MASRTIEIIYFDAGGGHRNAMHALSRLLEKQHPDWRIVPVDLQKLLEPIDPVHRLTRRVTGSLQRLLIPVAPKLNLSGWQAQDIYNTALKRGTTRGLGAILPILQGFVRRYSQEIEQLLVDRWRNPETARPDLVLSVIPNFNRVMFCALRAFASDIPYLTVMTDMVDYPPHFWMEDQDQFIVAGTPKAAKQARATGFYAENRIFEVSGMILKDSFYQPPQSKAMSLSGLGLSEDRATALIMFGGNGSFAATHTILGQFEKSGLDVQTIVMCGNNKKLLESLQVRANCHPVGFVNNVADYLRLADFFIGKPGPGSLSEAIFTGCPVIIERNASTLPQERANVEWVRDNGLGIVVRSFRKDIAGAGERMLRDLSRYKANIAANVIENRAVFEIADIVDKIMSTPAARPVRLVSSLALEG, from the coding sequence TTGGCTTCGAGAACGATCGAAATCATCTACTTTGACGCCGGCGGCGGCCACAGGAATGCGATGCATGCCCTATCGCGCCTGCTGGAAAAGCAGCACCCCGACTGGCGGATCGTTCCCGTCGATCTGCAGAAACTGCTCGAACCGATCGATCCCGTCCATCGCCTGACCCGGCGCGTCACGGGTTCGCTGCAACGCCTGCTCATCCCGGTGGCGCCGAAGCTCAATCTTTCGGGCTGGCAGGCACAGGATATCTACAATACGGCGCTCAAACGTGGCACCACGCGGGGCCTCGGCGCGATCCTGCCGATCCTGCAGGGCTTCGTGCGCCGTTATTCACAGGAGATCGAACAGCTTCTCGTCGACCGGTGGCGCAATCCGGAAACGGCGAGGCCCGATCTCGTCCTGTCGGTCATCCCCAATTTCAACCGCGTGATGTTCTGCGCGCTTCGCGCCTTCGCATCAGACATTCCATACCTCACGGTCATGACCGATATGGTCGATTATCCGCCGCATTTCTGGATGGAAGACCAGGATCAGTTCATCGTCGCAGGCACGCCGAAGGCCGCCAAGCAGGCACGCGCCACAGGCTTCTATGCCGAGAACCGGATTTTCGAAGTCTCGGGCATGATCCTCAAGGACTCTTTCTACCAGCCACCGCAATCAAAGGCGATGAGCCTGAGCGGGCTCGGCCTCTCTGAGGATCGTGCGACGGCGCTGATCATGTTCGGCGGCAACGGCTCCTTCGCCGCGACCCACACCATCCTCGGGCAATTCGAGAAATCGGGACTGGATGTCCAGACGATCGTCATGTGCGGCAACAACAAAAAGCTCCTCGAAAGCCTCCAGGTGCGCGCCAATTGCCATCCGGTCGGCTTCGTCAACAATGTCGCGGATTATCTGCGGCTCGCGGATTTCTTCATCGGCAAGCCCGGCCCGGGCAGCCTGAGCGAGGCCATTTTCACCGGCTGCCCCGTCATCATCGAGCGCAATGCAAGCACACTGCCGCAAGAACGCGCCAATGTCGAATGGGTGCGCGACAACGGTCTCGGCATCGTGGTCCGCAGCTTCCGCAAGGACATCGCCGGTGCAGGTGAACGCATGCTGCGTGATCTCTCACGCTACAAGGCCAATATCGCGGCCAATGTCATCGAAAACCGGGCCGTGTTCGAGATCGCCGATATTGTTGACAAGATCATGTCCACCCCGGCGGCACGGCCGGTGCGGCTGGTCTCCTCGCTCGCGCTCGAAGGCTGA
- a CDS encoding calcium-binding protein: protein MAIKTGNAKNNTLDGTDDQDTLSGLGGSDHLYGFGDNDILNGGKGNDFLDGGEGDDKLIGGASSDTMIGGDGADEFIGGRGKDTVDYSGSSEKVLAQLAANTSADGAAGDTFNRVENVIGSGYGDILQAGRGGIARGGDGDDLVAGGGDYMSHDDGGRIQGDDGLDTLTMNYGDTEAVLKNDSGYDTIIGFEEGADMFFIKLSDFGLGDTFDVSELRNSDTATAQGTHAQFIFEGDEGKLWFDANGTEAGGRTYVAQFENSDIETMELNDFNFAL from the coding sequence ATGGCAATCAAGACTGGAAATGCAAAGAACAACACCCTCGACGGCACTGACGACCAAGATACGCTCTCCGGCCTTGGTGGCAGCGATCACCTTTACGGCTTCGGCGATAACGACATCCTGAATGGTGGCAAGGGCAATGACTTTCTCGATGGCGGCGAAGGCGACGACAAGCTGATCGGCGGTGCCAGCAGTGACACGATGATCGGTGGCGATGGCGCCGACGAATTCATTGGCGGGCGTGGCAAGGATACGGTCGATTACTCTGGCTCTTCGGAGAAGGTGCTTGCTCAGCTCGCTGCAAATACTTCCGCCGACGGTGCGGCTGGTGACACGTTCAACCGCGTGGAAAACGTGATCGGCAGTGGCTACGGCGACATCCTGCAAGCAGGCCGCGGCGGTATCGCCCGAGGCGGCGACGGCGACGACCTGGTGGCTGGCGGCGGCGACTACATGAGCCATGATGACGGCGGCCGTATCCAAGGTGATGACGGTCTCGACACGCTGACCATGAACTACGGCGACACGGAAGCCGTGCTGAAAAACGATAGCGGCTACGACACGATCATCGGCTTCGAAGAAGGCGCCGACATGTTCTTCATCAAGCTGTCGGATTTCGGCCTCGGCGATACCTTCGATGTCAGTGAACTCAGAAACTCGGACACCGCGACGGCACAAGGCACGCACGCGCAGTTCATCTTCGAAGGGGACGAAGGCAAGCTCTGGTTCGATGCCAACGGCACGGAAGCCGGCGGCCGGACCTATGTCGCGCAGTTCGAGAATTCCGATATCGAGACCATGGAGCTCAACGACTTCAACTTTGCTCTATAA
- a CDS encoding type II toxin-antitoxin system RelE/ParE family toxin, which yields MFVRRIRARCSRIGDVPNGGRAREDLEPGLRVVPFEHSALIAYKVEPDRVRIVNVFYGGRDFERFYLDSKDQDELPPSN from the coding sequence ATGTTTGTGAGGCGCATCAGGGCCAGATGCAGCCGCATCGGCGATGTGCCCAACGGCGGCCGCGCTCGCGAAGATCTCGAACCGGGTCTGCGTGTCGTGCCTTTCGAGCATTCGGCTTTGATCGCCTACAAAGTTGAACCCGATCGCGTCCGCATCGTCAACGTCTTCTACGGCGGACGGGATTTTGAAAGGTTTTATCTTGATTCCAAGGATCAAGACGAATTGCCTCCGTCAAATTAA